The sequence below is a genomic window from Lodderomyces elongisporus chromosome 2, complete sequence.
CAAATGCATTATAATTGCTTCTCCCTTTTAAGAGATAAGAATATACGCCACCACACCATTACTACaccttcctttttttttatatatattccaAAAATAACCAAAACACAACTGAGACTTTACAAAGGAAGTAAAatgtagaagaagaaaagaaaaaaaaagaaaaagagaaaaagaaaaacagaaaatagaaatgaaaatgaaaaagaagacacAAGAGAATGAATAAATTGATGATTTAATCGCTAgatttctattttattttcttcagTTAAAGATATACCCCAATTCACAGTGTACTACTCACTTCACTCTTGTAATAAACTATTTCGTGTTCTTCTCCTactcctccttctcctcctttttctcttttttgccCAACTCACGAACTCCATTTAGAAAATTCTCAATACCCTCTCCCTTGTAATCATATTTCAAACTCTGTGACAAGAGATACCCAGTGCCGTCGCCCTGAGCCAACAGTTGACTTAATTTCTGTTCACATTGTTGAAAGAACCCACTCCTGATTATGTCATTGACTATAGTCTGCTTTGTAGGGTTTGATGCTATCGAATGGGGTAAGAAATCAGAATAcatttgtttcaattgttcTGTAGAATAATTGTTCAAATGCGATTCGATTGTAGGGACATCCAACACAGAGGAAAGGGAACCAATAGGTAATTTGACTTGAGGTTGTCCCTGCGATACTTGTCCCGTCTGTTCTAGTTTTCCTGTTTTTCCCGTTTTTCCCGTTTGTTGCTCCACCTGATTAACACCATCATTACTACAAATAAATAGTTAGCAAAATAATCTTTGTAAAGAGACACTTGAACTCGTGtatcttttactttttttatttttatttttcatctttattatgaatttttcaaacaagaaaaagaattattaaaaaaaaaacataaaggaaaagaaattaataaaataaaagaatttCATACTTACGCCCTCACAGGTTCATCCACTTCCATGGAGTCTGTATTCTGTCCTCCCGCGTTGTTATTTTTATGGTTCTTGtcttcatcctcttctccttcatcatcatcatcttcttcttcttcatcatcatcaatgcTTATCAAATCGTTGATCTGTTGAATCAATTTGTTATCCTTCTCGGTAAACTTGTCCAAGTTATCAATATCACCAACATCTTGTAACCAATAAAGATACTTAGCTCCAGAGTCAGAAAACGTCAATGCAAAAACTCTACCTGTATTGCATGACTTAATAGCTTTGATGCTGACATCACCTGGTATGAGCAACAActcatctttttcaaggTTGGATCCATTGAGCACGCCCGATGATGATATATTATTGGAGCTTGGGTCAAGTGTTGGGTGTGCCGATGTCGacgatgttgatgttgttgatgatgacgagATGCCTGATAATAGATCACTCTTTGGCGTCCATGTGAAATCTAAAAAATCAGGATCATCGGCATTGGACTTTATGGAAATAACACCTCGATTGGGAAGTGGTGTACACCTATTTGTTTCCTCATTATATTGTACTTTTCCTGCGTGGAATTTCAATGACTTCGATACAGGCATCATAAACTAgtgtattattattattatttctcTTCTATTTGATTATTCTTTGAAATCAATGATTTAACTTTGTAGTTATGTATTGCAATGAATGGTGATGGATACTAGTAAGTTTCCACTAAAATActgttttcttgtttctccaACTTGTGTTCTCTATTGCCACTGACACTAAACTTCgaacttgaaaaacaaaaggatgaaaggagaaaaaaaggggaaaaaaaaaaaaaggaaaaaaggtCGCATTTAGTTTCTGTGAGTACACTACCCTCAATCAAGATATAGACTGACGTAAAACAAgtattttgaaattgactGCCACCACTGCAAGATTGAATCCCCAATTCGAATCAATTGCTTCGGAAATACCTGAGTGTCTAGCCTTACCATGTCCTTCCCACCAAAGGAGATAACCGAGATTGTTACCGAAATAGCTCAGATCCTACGATCTAAGAATCAAACGCTAGCCATTTCTGAAGCAGCGTGTGGTGGCCTCATTTCAGCATATATTGTCTCTGTCCCCGGGGCATCCGATTTCTATATTGGTGGGAAACTACTATACTCCTTGAAACAACGTTTGAAGCTCTCTGGATGGTCACAGGATGAGATTGCCAATTATATGGGACCTAGTGAATTGGTTGCGAGAAAATTGGCAAGAACCTCGAAATATGAGTTGGGATCGACTTTTGTACTTTCGGAAACGGGATTTGCTGGACCTTCAACTGATTTACACCTTGacgaaaaggaaaaggaactggaactggaactggaaAAGGAACTGGAACTAAAGTTGAAGACAGATCAGCTGCAAGAGCAGGAGAGCGGGAGTGGGAGTGGGAGTGGGAGTGTTGTGGGAACAGTGTTTATCGGCTTTACTGGGCCAAATGGAGATTGTTCAACTAGCAAAACAACAGGAAGTCACGATAGGGCACAGAATATGAGTGATTTTGCTAAATTTGCATTACAATTTTTATTAAACCagttgaaaaatgaaaacgaaaattgaaaacgaaaatgaaattgaaaattgaaattgaaaatgaaattgaaaaagtttgATTATCAAAACAATGTAGAGTGTATTTAATATGTTGTAGAATACAAATATTGattcttatttttacttttctagTCTCATCATAAGCAATAATTAGTACAGTAAAATGTTTCGCAATCCAATATAAAGAGCCAaagttttctttgcttgtAGTAAGCTCCTGTCCAAATTTAATTCTTTCATTAATAAGTattatagaaaaaaaaatttgcaaGGCTCCAATTTATTTGATGTATTTACGTACCAAATTCatgtaaaaaagaaaaaaaaaaaaaaaaaagagaaaaaagagaaaaaacagTTTCGCAGCAATTTGTTACATACATTGTAACCATTCAGACAATTAtcttttgatcttttcaaCGCTAATATCCTTTGAAAACTATacaacaaaagcaacagCTTCAATGCTTATAGATCCGTGAAAAGAAACTGGTCTGTTTCCCCCCTTACTTCCTCCAAGCTGTATACGTCCTAGTTCAAAATGTCTTCTCTAGATATCATTTGAccgcaaaaaaaattaagttATTTCTCGAACCTGCATGTTCACCCTATCCAGaaacaaagtaaaaaaaaaatgaaggcACCTAAAAAGTAGTCTGATTGGAAACCTGAAACTGTTATTGATAACATCCTACTCTTACTTTAGTCTGGAAAAATCTTGTTGTGATGGTATTATATGTCAAAGAAAGAGGGATTCGTTTATCATGGAAGattcaaatcaaatcatatcaaatcaaatcacGTGACTAAATCAAAAGCTGAGACGCGACTTAATGGCAGATTCAggtacacacacacacacacacacacacgcacaTACCAACACAATTAGTTTTACAAATAGACACAGCTCTTTGCACATTTGTTAGTGggcaattttttttttgtgtgtgtctgagtgtgtgttttttttttctatggGAATTGAAGAAACTGACACActcaaaaatgaaaacagaaatgaaaacagaaaaaaaaaaaaagaaatagaaacagaaacacaTACTGCGAGACAGcgacagaaaaaaaatgagcGATCCATAACACATAAAAGGTTTCGTCTACTTTTGTCTGCTTCGACACATtcataaaaacaaaaacaacaacaacaacaacaatactaATATTTAAATCCACATTTTGTACTGCTACAcatctccttttttttcaacaaacttGATCCAATTCTATCATATatatcaaaagaaaagctgATATAAGAATTACCACAGTACCTACAAGTGAACCTTTGCACCGTTTTTCCCCCCCTCCACCCCCAATTTgtaaacaagaaacacGTCACATTTTTTCTAGAGTTTACaaaatcttcttcttctccttctttcattacttgttttttttttacaaccaTAAGGTGATTTCGaaatacaaacacaacTAGCAACTAGGAAAAATGACCTCAAGTACGTAAAGATAACAGATAAATACACACAGAGTATTCTCTGCTAGATTGATGTGTAGAAGGGAAAGTTTACTAaccaatttttgtttttttctttttcatttagtTGTCGACACTTCAGTATCTACGCCTCAAGagatcaaaatcatcaagAGAACATTGAATGGATACGTTGGATTTGCCAACTTGCCAAAACAATGGCACAGAAAATCTGTAAGAAGAGGGTTTTCCTTTAATGTCATGGCCATTGGTGAAAGCGGATTGGGTAAAACGACCTTGATTAATACTCTTTTCAACCGTGAAGTCATGAGAAATGGCGCAAAAGACGAGTTTGATGATAGTACCAATGACCTTGAAACAGACGGAGAAGGATTAGACGCCGAAACAAATGCCACATCACTGGCACAGACTGCTGATGGAGTACATGGAAATGTTAGGATCAAAACCACCCAGGCTGAAATAGAAGAGGACGGCGTCAAGTTGAAAGTTAGTGTTGTTACTGCCCCGGGATTTGGTGAATCCATCAATAATGAGGACTCGTGGAAGCCAATTGTCGAAGATATCAATAGCCGATTTGACTCGTatttagaagaagaatcGAGAATCAATAGATCAGCCATCCATGACAATAGAATCCACGCATTCTTGTATTTTATCGAACCTACAGGACACTCCTTGAGAAGCTTGGACATTGCGTTGATGAAACAGGTACACGAAAAGGTGAATTTGATTCCGATCATTGCCAAGTCAGATGCATTGACAGATGAGGAGATTTTGGAGTTTAAAAAGTCAATCATGTCTGATATCCAACACCAAGGCATCAAGATTTTCCAACCTACAATGTatgacaatgatgatgaagaaactATTGCCAATACAAGACAGATCATTGACAAGTTTCCATTCGCAGTGGTTGGATCTACTAAAGAGGTGCAGACCAATGATGGCAGAGTTGTTAGAGGTAGAAAATATCCTTGGGGAATCATTGAAGTTGACAATGAAGAACATAATGATTTTGTCAAGTTGCGTCAGTTATTAGTCCGCAACTTCCTTGAGGAGTTGAAGGAAACCACGTCGAATAAATTGTATGAGAATTACCGAActgagaaattgaagagaATGGGTATTGAACAAGACAACTCTGTGTTTAGAGAGTTTGATCCATTGGCCaagcaagaagaagagagagcTTTGCACGAGGCCAAGTTGGCCAAGATGGAAGCCGAGATGAAGCTGGTTTTCCAACAAAAGGTTAgcgagaaagaaaagaagttgCAAAGATCAGAAGCAGACTTGTTTGCTAGACACAAGGAGATGAAGGATAAATTGACAAAGCAGATTAAGCTcttggaagaaaagaagcaacAATTGGAGAAACAGAAATTGTTACCACAGGAACCCCCAGCATCAGCTGCACCACAAAAAAGCCGTAAAGGTTTCTTGCGTTAAGAGGTGGGAagaggaaaatgaaaaaaaaaaagaatggatcTTGGCAGCGCTGCagctaatttttttttttttttggtaaattgCAGATGTTGAAATCAGTATAGATTTTACATGTTACAGCTActttaaagaaacaaaagatagaattaagaagaaataaacgAAGGAACAAACAACGgcaacaacagtaacaatagtaataatatcAAGAGAGGATAAAATCCCATTGCtcaaaaagtttttatTCGTTTTGCTCTTGCCTTTTCCTTATCTTTTTTGATGTTtggttgttattgtttttttttttttttaaaaacctTTTTACAGtttgtatatttattttttggtgtttgcAAGTAATAATTGTGAGATTGTAGATGAAGTAGTTGTTTGTTCAGTCAtactctttttcaacatctCATTTacgatgttgatgttggtgttgatgataTTTATTGTCAGGTGATTTTGGCAATGCACTTTGAGCTAACTTTCAGtgttcatctttttttatttaattcttatatataaatatgtatattgCTTACAGTATATGTCTCAACAAATAGTAAAATTCAACAATCAGTAACCATGAGGCTCTAGAGTCTAGTCTCTAAGTTGTGTAATATCAAAGTCAATCCTTATTGACCATgttaaagttgaaaaaattaagcaTCGTGTGGCAGCGGCGGAGgcggaggaggaggaggatgaagaacagaaaagacaagaaaaagaaaaagaaatagagaaCATAGGAACAAATTGGAGACTATAGCAAAGAGCAATCACTAAGCTAAGATGATTCGATACAGTAGAAAAGGACCATTGGCAAGATCAAACATAGCGATTGAAAtagtatatacatatatatatatatatatatatatatatatatatatatatagaaagCACATTGTTgctattctctttttctttaattcattttttctttttcttcttcaaaagtTTACAGGTGCCCATTAAGATGTAgctataaaaagaaaacagatCAATCCACTTGCCATATGATTTATCTTTATCCAATTATTCTGTTTCCAACTCGTTCTCTACTCccctttctttcattctttcattcttttcatgTTTTTGTCTCGTGCTTGTTaattttgtctcttttccttttatgaAAAAAGAGGGGTGTAGTCTGAGCACTGTGAAAGCacacaaaaaattaataaagtaaaaataaaaataaaaataaaaataaagtttggtgaagaagaagaagaagggggaaaaaaaaagaaagaaaagaaaaaaaaaaaaatcacaGTACTTCAGAAATCAACCTTAAATCTTTATCGTCAACAACACCGAGGGCAATATAAGATATATTAACATCATCTCACCAAAACATACACacttatatacatatacgtATATACTCAACGATAGATAAATTTGGTGTCCAACACATTGAACATTACAAAAATATAACAATACAGgatcaaataaaaatagagaCAAGAACATAATTGAATCAATCTCTATTCAATCGATAACAATTTAGTCCTGACACATTACAAATTTAGTCCTGACACACATTACAAAAGATTACTAGcaagtttttttctttttcttatttttcatcTACTTCCTTTTAAAGTCCTGATCAACTAAAAATTCCCACCACAATGGCTGCCGCTTCTACTAAATCTTCAGCATCGAAATCAGCAAGCTCTGCTGGTGCTTCTTCAACTCCAGCAGCCGCATCTGCTCCAGGTTTTCAAATTGACCAGGAAAAATTGCTCCAGACTGTCCAGACTCTCCAATTTGGCTGGTTTGCTGGTAATCTCCTCACCGTATTGGGCTTTGCTCTTTACGCATTTACTTACTTGGGATTTATGCCCTTGTTCTACAAAAAATTATACAAGCCTTTCTGGTTGCTCACATTGCTTGGTGTCTTGATTTCTTTTGGAATCTTGATTTTCCAATTGATTCAAAAGAATGGTCCAAGAATGGGATTGATTATCAAGGACGACAACACTCATTACCTTTTGCTCGGTGGatttttgttgttcctTAGACCATATGTCATCTTGACCTTGGTTCCATTCTTTGtgttttcaatctttcACGTTTTGGCCTACCTCAATGGCTACATCTTGCCCATCTTTGGTTTGGAGAAGAGCTTGGCCTCTAAATATTTAACTAGCTTTGTTAGTGCCAACAATGCCAAGTCGATTCAAGTTGCTAGTGGTATTGAATTGATCACTTTGGTTTGGTTGGTCTTGAGAATGTTGGCATTCAGAAAGAGATCATTAACCCCTGTTTTGGTCTACTTGGTGTTCTTGAAGAAGAGATATGAGGTTAGTCCATTCACCAGAAACTACTTGAAGGTTGTCAAAAACACAATTGACCAATTCGTGACTGACTTGAACCAGCCTATCTTGAAACAAGGCTGGGACCACATCGTACATGCATTTGCCGTAATTGACCAATATAAGTTGGTTCACGATTATTCTGCTGCTGAAAAGGCAGAGTAAATACAAAGATTTTTTGTATACTCGCGTGTGTGTGTacatgtgtgtgtatacatgtgtgtgtatacaTGCTTACCTATGCTCGTGTCTATTCTTTTACTGTTTATGGTAGATGAAGGTGGAGAATGAGATGGAGAGGGAGAGGAGAGTAAGAGAGAAGAAGCCTAAGCAAAGTTGAGTTTTGTACCAAAGATGAATACAATGTTATTGTCAAAGCATAATTTGGCGATTTAGAATTAGGAATTGTTCATATTCACTACATCTTATTATCACATTTGTAGTTCTTGTTATTTTccttatatttttttgtctctctctctcccacactctctcactctctcactctctcttcttttatttcttttattacAATGAAGTGTAATGCTTTGTTTCATAACTGTGCTGGATGGAAAGAAACTGGAGATCAAATTTGCTCAAAGCTTGAATTTGCGTAAATTTGGATCATTAATTTTCCAGTAAATTTTTGGAAagctttcctttttttcaattccttttccttttccttttgctttttattttttattttttattttttattttttatttggtgTACAATGTCTGGCCTTGATCGTTTTCACCTCATACTACTCATATCAACAAATTGCAGCCAATTGAGTCAAACTAACTAATCAAGCCATATCTTTAAGATACTTACTTCTCTTTATTGCCCACGTTATATATTTCACAGCATGGACTTGTTACCACGACCGAAACAAAGGCAGCCACCAAGACTTATCAATGCACGTACATTTCGTCTTTACATTCTTCTACTACTAGGTGGGTTCATAATTATCCTAACGCTACTATCTTACATTGCACAACCGGTGGGTCCAGATAAACCAAGTTGTCGACCAGTATGGATGTATCCGTCGTATGCAAGAATCAAAGCTTTTGATGAATCGTATACTTTATATGCAAAGAAATATTCATTATATCTATATAGAGAACAGGGAAAAGATCACATACCCGAGGAGAAACAAGGTGATGGCGATGCAAATACAAGTAATGCCAAGGTACAGCTACATGGCTTACCAGTATTGTTTATTCCTGGTAATGCAGGAAGTTTCAGACAAGCACGGTCCATTGCTGCACGGACATCGGAGTTGTACCATGAACAAGTGGGTAAACAAGAAGGAGGGAGTGATAGCATGATTGGCTTAGATTTTTTCACTGCCGATTTCAACGAGGATTTTACAGCCTTCCATGGAAGAACGATGTTAGACCAAGCGGAATTTGCTAATGAAGCTGTCAAATTCATTCTAGAGTTGTACTCCAATTCCCCCAAGTCACCAAAATCCGTCATTATTATTGCACACTCAATGGGTGGGATTGTGAGCAGAATAATGCCCACCTTGCCAAACTATGTGGAGGATTCGATTGAAACTATTTTGACATTGAGCTCGCCACATTCGGCAGCGCCATTGACTTTTGATGGAGACTTGCTTCGTATATACTCCGCGGTGGATCAATTTTGGTATAAGGGATTTCATTATGAAAATAGTGACGATAACAATGAcaacaaagtaaaaaagttAGATACCACACGGGAGGTAACGGAGATTGCGCACAAAAGATTGCAAAATATGGCACTTATTTCCATAACTGGCGGAGCTGTAGACCTGACATTACCTGCAGATTACACAACATTGGGTTTTTTGGTACCCAAGACAAACGGGTtcacttctttttcatctgGGATACCAATGGTATGGTCACCGATTGATCATTTGGCTGTTGTTTGGTGCCAACAACTACGAACTCGTATAGCATACGCATTACTAGATATAGTCAATATGAGCAGGAAGGAAGACCGAGGCGATGAAGGTGATGATGAACGCAATGATGGCAAGGAAGACCATATTAAATGGTTACAGCAGAGGATGAGAGTGTTTAAAAGATACTTTTTGAGCGGGTATGAACCATATGTTTTGGAAGGAGAATTTAGAGAGGAGGATGCggaaaaggaaggaaaaagcTTTGATATACAAGTTGACGAAAAAACGGaacttgcaaaagaaaacattaAATACAGCCttggaggaggaggaaaagaaggaggagaatCAAATGCAAAACTTTATTTTAAGTTGAATAGTGAAAAGAAGTTGCATTTCACTTTGTTATCTTCTGCGCAGTCAACTGCCGATAAGGGAAGGTTAGTTTTGGATAGTCTAGCACAAGTCTATctatgtaaaaaaaaatttacagACCATCGGGCCAAAGACGGAAACttgcatcatcattgtACTTCTACAGATGTATTACAGAATGTGATACCTAATGTTGGCAAGAAAGCTCATCATGTTTCAGACTCTTCATACGATGGTGACTTGCCTCCGTTCTACAACCTTGAACTTGACTCAAGCTTGTTAAGCCAGTATGATTACCTAATAGTCCAGACCGAAAAGGCAAAAGCTGAGGACTCA
It includes:
- the POM33 gene encoding Transmembrane nucleoporin, which gives rise to MAAASTKSSASKSASSAGASSTPAAASAPGFQIDQEKLLQTVQTLQFGWFAGNLLTVLGFALYAFTYLGFMPLFYKKLYKPFWLLTLLGVLISFGILIFQLIQKNGPRMGLIIKDDNTHYLLLGGFLLFLRPYVILTLVPFFVFSIFHVLAYLNGYILPIFGLEKSLASKYLTSFVSANNAKSIQVASGIELITLVWLVLRMLAFRKRSLTPVLVYLVFLKKRYEVSPFTRNYLKVVKNTIDQFVTDLNQPILKQGWDHIVHAFAVIDQYKLVHDYSAAEKAE
- the BST1 gene encoding GPI inositol deacylase (BUSCO:EOG09262KN8); translation: MDLLPRPKQRQPPRLINARTFRLYILLLLGGFIIILTLLSYIAQPVGPDKPSCRPVWMYPSYARIKAFDESYTLYAKKYSLYLYREQGKDHIPEEKQGDGDANTSNAKVQLHGLPVLFIPGNAGSFRQARSIAARTSELYHEQVGKQEGGSDSMIGLDFFTADFNEDFTAFHGRTMLDQAEFANEAVKFILELYSNSPKSPKSVIIIAHSMGGIVSRIMPTLPNYVEDSIETILTLSSPHSAAPLTFDGDLLRIYSAVDQFWYKGFHYENSDDNNDNKVKKLDTTREVTEIAHKRLQNMALISITGGAVDSTLPADYTTLGFLVPKTNGFTSFSSGIPMVWSPIDHLAVVWCQQLRTRIAYALLDIVNMSRKEDRGDEGDDERNDGKEDHIKWLQQRMRVFKRYFLSGYEPYVLEGEFREEDAEKEGKSFDIQVDEKTELAKENIKYSLGGGGKEGGESNAKLYFKLNSEKKLHFTLLSSAQSTADKGRLVLDSLAQVYLCKKKFTDHRAKDGNLHHHCTSTDVLQNVIPNVGKKAHHVSDSSYDGDLPPFYNLELDSSLLSQYDYLIVQTEKAKAEDSVLTVELTNMATTHVMEGNVFSLLTIGNSIILPKDRALMTEVKVPQAWNSLFVYKVKFKTNNLYHHENENNENILDNTLNFNTFVRQYTSQPFETKWHIDVEDTLSMTMHGVAPYIPFGTQDDYSMNLQIWTGDKLSMSTHRELKITISVDLMASLKLLILRYRLTIVAFNIAIICMVMIAQLKRGYEFPNFIQTLVFVHWKLLVPIILFLIGINYIVHVSFIESFLQFVNPVKVLGIRTNVLGESGSGNSAVASQFHANLLYLGLKEKFTIVGIILYLVSYFVISVTYYIIILVGISITLLLRFVPKRQLSRSMVKSRSILRFTKIQAITTMIILGLVTIFIPYQIVYLVCCLIQATNVIKFWPQTTRTRGNARQMFVFNYQISWLMLMLWILPINVPILIVFIHNLAVNWMTPFSSHHNVLSILPILIFVKYNNNGIGGIALDKDDHDDDDDNEEEVEAKVETEIVEAEAEEEGEAKELILENCSDIETDSKKQRIERKEAEGNGEERDAVKKYVLGMFVVLLMFAVIYGSRYTFFIHHLFNLLCCVVIVWLYYSQNGKKAIKRARFDKEVEAVIKQS
- the CDC3 gene encoding Cell division control protein 3, coding for MTSIVDTSVSTPQEIKIIKRTLNGYVGFANLPKQWHRKSVRRGFSFNVMAIGESGLGKTTLINTLFNREVMRNGAKDEFDDSTNDLETDGEGLDAETNATSSAQTADGVHGNVRIKTTQAEIEEDGVKLKVSVVTAPGFGESINNEDSWKPIVEDINSRFDSYLEEESRINRSAIHDNRIHAFLYFIEPTGHSLRSLDIALMKQVHEKVNLIPIIAKSDALTDEEILEFKKSIMSDIQHQGIKIFQPTMYDNDDEETIANTRQIIDKFPFAVVGSTKEVQTNDGRVVRGRKYPWGIIEVDNEEHNDFVKLRQLLVRNFLEELKETTSNKLYENYRTEKLKRMGIEQDNSVFREFDPLAKQEEERALHEAKLAKMEAEMKSVFQQKVSEKEKKLQRSEADLFARHKEMKDKLTKQIKLLEEKKQQLEKQKLLPQEPPASAAPQKSRKGFLR